The following are from one region of the Halogeometricum sp. S3BR5-2 genome:
- a CDS encoding proteasome assembly chaperone family protein, producing the protein MEDIEVETLADPELRDPVLVEGLPGVGHVGKLAVEHLLEELDSEPVRYVYADEFPPQVTLEDNVAQLARAEFHAVDAGERDLLVLTGDHQAQSNEGHYHLTDAFLNVAEEFGVEEGYALGGVPTGELVDEPSVLGAVTDADEVERLEDAGVEFREDEPAGGIVGVSGLLLGLGERRGLSVACLMGETSGYLVDPQSAQEVLEVMQDVIGFEVGFESLEERAEEMKEVVGKIQEMQNQQQGQAMSDDDLRYIG; encoded by the coding sequence ATGGAAGATATCGAAGTGGAGACGCTGGCAGACCCCGAGCTCCGCGACCCAGTACTGGTCGAGGGGCTCCCCGGCGTCGGGCACGTCGGGAAACTCGCCGTCGAACACCTTCTCGAAGAACTCGACAGCGAGCCCGTCAGATACGTGTACGCCGACGAGTTCCCGCCGCAGGTCACCCTCGAGGACAACGTCGCGCAGTTGGCCCGCGCGGAGTTCCACGCGGTCGACGCGGGCGAACGCGACCTGCTCGTCCTCACGGGCGACCACCAGGCGCAGTCGAACGAGGGCCACTACCACCTCACCGACGCCTTCCTCAACGTGGCCGAGGAGTTCGGCGTCGAGGAGGGGTACGCGCTCGGCGGCGTCCCGACGGGCGAACTCGTCGACGAACCGAGCGTCCTCGGCGCGGTCACCGACGCCGACGAGGTGGAGCGACTGGAGGACGCCGGCGTGGAGTTCCGCGAGGACGAACCCGCGGGCGGCATCGTCGGCGTCAGCGGCCTCCTCCTCGGACTCGGCGAACGCCGCGGGCTCTCTGTCGCCTGCCTGATGGGCGAGACCAGCGGCTACCTCGTCGACCCCCAGAGCGCGCAGGAGGTGCTCGAAGTGATGCAGGACGTCATCGGCTTCGAGGTGGGCTTCGAGTCGCTCGAAGAACGCGCCGAGGAGATGAAGGAAGTCGTCGGGAAGATACAGGAGATGCAGAACCAACAGCAGGGGCAGGCGATGAGCGACGACGACCTGCGCTACATCGGCTGA
- a CDS encoding PhzF family phenazine biosynthesis protein: MQTRRALLVDAFATEPLSGNAAGVVPGRDSDPDPDLDDSQMRAVARELAVSETAFVLPAENADRRLRFFTPTREVDLCGHATVAAHAHLHEDGVVDAGTHTVETNVGVLDVEIAEDGTVWMTQDAPTVETVDLDYDRAGEALGIDPAALRDVGADLPAAVASTGLPYLVVPVNFLERLGGAAPDFAALEALADEYDAAGVYAFTFDALDADSTLHGRMFAPGLGIPEDPVTGTASGACGAYLRHVDAFEGELPEEMVFEQGHFVDRPGRVRVRVGDEVRVGGRAVTSFDGSLAIPPAADDDILEA; encoded by the coding sequence ATGCAGACGCGCCGCGCGCTCCTCGTCGACGCCTTCGCGACCGAACCGCTCTCGGGTAACGCCGCCGGCGTCGTTCCCGGCAGGGATTCCGACCCCGACCCCGACCTCGACGACTCGCAGATGCGGGCGGTCGCCCGCGAACTCGCCGTCAGCGAGACGGCGTTCGTCCTGCCCGCCGAGAACGCCGACCGGCGCCTCCGATTCTTCACGCCGACGCGCGAGGTGGACCTCTGCGGTCACGCCACCGTGGCCGCGCACGCGCACCTCCACGAGGACGGCGTCGTCGACGCCGGAACGCACACCGTCGAGACGAACGTTGGCGTCCTCGACGTGGAGATAGCCGAGGACGGCACGGTCTGGATGACGCAGGACGCGCCGACCGTCGAGACGGTCGACCTCGACTACGACCGCGCGGGCGAGGCGCTCGGCATCGACCCCGCGGCCCTCCGGGACGTCGGGGCGGACCTCCCCGCGGCCGTCGCCTCGACGGGCCTGCCCTACCTCGTCGTCCCCGTGAACTTCCTCGAACGCCTCGGCGGTGCGGCCCCGGACTTCGCGGCCCTGGAGGCGCTTGCCGACGAGTACGACGCCGCCGGCGTCTACGCGTTCACGTTCGACGCCCTCGACGCCGACTCGACGCTCCACGGGCGGATGTTCGCCCCCGGCCTCGGCATCCCCGAGGACCCGGTCACGGGCACCGCCAGCGGCGCCTGCGGCGCCTACCTCCGCCACGTCGACGCCTTCGAGGGCGAGTTGCCCGAGGAGATGGTCTTCGAGCAGGGACACTTCGTCGACCGACCGGGTCGCGTCCGCGTCCGCGTCGGCGACGAGGTGCGGGTCGGCGGGCGCGCCGTCACGTCGTTCGACGGGTCGCTCGCGATTCCGCCCGCGGCGGACGACGACATCCTCGAAGCCTGA
- a CDS encoding DUF7563 family protein: MYTCNNCDGFVTRDFVRVFGDSDDEVFGCPSCMNMREVMDGAAASRSNAVSE, encoded by the coding sequence ATGTACACGTGCAACAACTGCGACGGGTTCGTGACCCGCGATTTCGTCCGCGTCTTCGGCGACAGCGACGACGAGGTGTTCGGGTGCCCCTCGTGCATGAACATGCGCGAGGTGATGGACGGCGCGGCGGCGTCGCGTTCGAACGCCGTCAGCGAGTAA
- a CDS encoding phosphoribosyltransferase → MSDLPDEFNCTITNWEYIYGRCRDVSDQVKAAEFDPDVVVALARGGWFAGRCICDFLGLDDLTSLKMEHYVGTAQKSNEPEVRYPMPEGSVEGKDVLIIDDIADTGGSIERAYEYVTERDAGEVQTATLQLLQTSEFEPDFVGERLEEWTWVVYPWNFIEDMIDLTTGVMEKADEETFEAEDLRHYLAEYHSVDRIEMEIAQPGRMPEVLSEMERRGYVESADGDAWRLLENEGVGA, encoded by the coding sequence ATGAGCGACCTCCCCGACGAGTTTAACTGCACTATCACGAACTGGGAGTACATCTACGGTCGCTGTCGCGACGTGAGCGACCAGGTGAAAGCCGCCGAGTTCGACCCGGACGTGGTGGTCGCACTCGCGCGCGGCGGCTGGTTCGCCGGCCGCTGTATCTGCGACTTCCTCGGGCTGGACGACCTGACGAGCCTGAAGATGGAACACTACGTCGGGACGGCCCAGAAGTCGAACGAACCCGAGGTGCGCTACCCGATGCCCGAGGGGAGCGTCGAGGGCAAGGACGTGCTCATCATCGACGACATCGCCGACACCGGCGGCTCCATCGAGCGCGCCTACGAGTACGTGACCGAACGCGACGCCGGCGAGGTACAGACGGCGACGCTGCAACTCCTCCAGACGAGCGAGTTCGAACCCGACTTCGTCGGCGAACGCCTCGAGGAGTGGACGTGGGTCGTCTACCCGTGGAACTTCATCGAGGACATGATAGACCTCACGACGGGGGTCATGGAGAAGGCCGACGAGGAGACGTTCGAGGCGGAGGACCTGCGGCACTACCTCGCGGAGTACCACAGCGTCGACCGCATCGAGATGGAGATAGCCCAACCAGGCCGGATGCCGGAGGTGCTCTCGGAGATGGAGCGCCGCGGCTACGTCGAGTCCGCCGACGGCGACGCGTGGCGACTACTGGAGAACGAAGGCGTCGGGGCGTAG